From Podospora bellae-mahoneyi strain CBS 112042 chromosome 3, whole genome shotgun sequence, the proteins below share one genomic window:
- a CDS encoding hypothetical protein (EggNog:ENOG503PRZR), with the protein MAAFPRLLLGLLSFVLFAFVLGSPISSPDSPRDGQVEAREAGALAGDNELVLAPLPTWTTPPVRPTRPVLTPIPLESTPAPVPTRRAIDIEPPIKANPQKGCTTTSYESWVYPCSWSGTQTIYPTTTTLYKEVNCNGCENIIIWKDYSSCPNMVINKTERVNTASTYWSTICKPTALFAKRTAVDDIPAVQTPNIHNIGGSQDQVPIPAAAQITPFPKPVVELRGPSDGHGEGGHFQPDVCQTTLVLQPPQSAGKTSTKYSRYTTTTLSVNCSGCTSLVVSTALAGYGPPGVFTTTTTLPVGAVTAYACRT; encoded by the coding sequence ATGGCCGCCTTTCCCagacttcttcttggtcttctgTCGTTTGTCCTTTTCGCATTTGTTCTTGGTTCTCCTATTTCCTCCCCAGACTCACCGAGAGACGGACAAGTCGAAGCCCGCGAAGCAGGTGCTCTTGCTGGCGACAACGAGCTGGTCCTGGCTCCTCTGCCTACCtggacaacaccacccgtcAGACCGACCAGGCCCGTACTGACGCCCATACCCTTGGAGTCGACACCGGCGCCAGTACCAACAAGACGAGCCATCGATATCGAACCGCCCATCAAAGCCAACCCGCAGAAGGGATGCACAACCACCTCGTATGAGTCCTGGGTCTATCCTTGCTCCTGGTCTGGGACGCAGACGATCtatccaaccaccacgactCTCTATAAGGAAGTGAATTGCAATGGTTGCGAGAATATCATCATCTGGAAGGACTATTCCTCGTGCCCAAACATGGTGATCAACAAGACCGAGAGGGTCAACACGGCCAGCACGTACTGGAGCACCATCTGCAAGCCAACCGCCCTTTTTGCGAAGCGAACGGCCGTCGATGATATCCCCGCTGTTCAGACTCCAAACATCCACAACATTGGCGGTAGTCAGGACCAGGTCCCTATTCCGGCTGCTGCTCAGATCACGCCCTTCCCCAAGCCGGTGGTAGAGCTTCGAGGCCCGAGTGATGGacatggggagggtggacaTTTCCAGCCTGACGTTTGCCAAACGACCTTGGTTCTTCAGCCTCCGCAGTCAGCAGGGAAGACCTCGACCAAGTACTCCAGGTATACCACCACAACGTTATCGGTGAACTGTAGTGGGTGTACCAGCTTGGTGGTTTCGACGGCGCTGGCGGGGTACGGTCCACCAGGAGTGTTTACAACCACGACGACACTGCCCGTCGGGGCGGTGACGGCTTATGCTTGTCGAACATGA